In Nitrospinota bacterium, one DNA window encodes the following:
- a CDS encoding cyclic nucleotide-binding domain-containing protein, with protein MEQKQAFELIDKLPFFENFTQEEKHSISTLDNQIWGFNSTDVIIREGELDYSFFILLKGLVTVIKSNSNDMVLTTLKAGAVFGEISCILKRVRTTTVVADGNAIALKIDTQNMDKLKPNISSKLKDKLIEVLVKRLETINSGDHQNL; from the coding sequence GTGGAACAGAAACAAGCATTTGAACTTATTGACAAACTTCCCTTCTTTGAAAACTTCACTCAGGAAGAAAAGCACTCCATCAGCACTTTGGACAATCAAATCTGGGGATTCAACTCTACCGATGTAATTATCAGGGAAGGAGAATTAGATTATTCTTTTTTCATACTTCTAAAAGGCTTAGTGACTGTTATTAAAAGCAACTCTAACGATATGGTTCTTACCACACTTAAAGCAGGTGCTGTATTTGGAGAGATCTCCTGTATTTTAAAACGAGTTCGAACCACCACTGTCGTAGCTGATGGAAACGCTATTGCGCTGAAAATAGACACTCAAAATATGGACAAACTCAAACCAAATATTTCATCGAAATTGAAAGACAAACTGATTGAAGTTTTAGTAAAACGCCTCGAAACCATAAATAGTGGAGACCACCAAAACCTCTAA
- a CDS encoding glycine dehydrogenase subunit 2, translated as MNQVPKKSNSPGTSGLIFEEPLVFEMGSPGRKAYSLPSCDVPEVEIETLLPPTEIREEIEELPELTELDVVRHYTRLSQWNFSIDTNFYPLGSCTMKYNPKINETLARLPGFAQHHPMTPCSDSQGSLQLMYELQECLKIISGMDHASLQPAAGAQGEFAGMLMIQAYHSAQGNPRKKVLLPDSAHGTNPASATLCGYKSVQLPSNAEGMIDVTKLEAAMDEETAAIMLTNPNTLGMFEKDILKITEIVHKKGGLVYCDGANLNAVMGIAKMGDMGIDVLHINLHKTFSTPHGGGGPGAGPVCIKNILEPYLPAPVVEKTGSKYRLNADRPESVGRLKSFNGNFGMLLRAYAYIRTLGAEGIREVAQSAVLNANYIRARLKDTFHLPFTGPTLHECVFNDKGQGITTMDFAKALIDKGFHPPTVYFPLIVKGALMIEPTETESKETLDNFIDAMKSIADKGKEDPDSLHASPCLPKVSRPDEAQAARHPKLRWKRHIKG; from the coding sequence ATGAATCAAGTGCCAAAAAAATCGAATAGCCCGGGAACATCTGGTTTGATCTTTGAAGAACCGCTTGTATTTGAAATGGGTTCCCCAGGTCGAAAGGCTTATTCCCTACCTTCTTGTGATGTACCAGAAGTAGAGATTGAAACCTTACTGCCACCAACAGAAATCCGCGAGGAGATAGAAGAACTCCCGGAACTTACCGAACTTGATGTGGTACGCCATTACACCCGGCTATCCCAGTGGAACTTTAGCATCGACACAAATTTCTACCCATTGGGATCGTGTACCATGAAATACAACCCCAAAATTAATGAGACCTTGGCGCGATTGCCCGGCTTCGCTCAGCACCACCCGATGACACCTTGTTCAGACTCGCAAGGCAGCCTTCAGTTGATGTATGAGTTGCAGGAATGCCTGAAAATAATCAGCGGAATGGATCACGCCAGCCTGCAACCTGCTGCTGGAGCCCAGGGAGAGTTTGCGGGCATGCTGATGATCCAGGCCTACCACTCTGCACAAGGTAACCCCAGAAAAAAAGTATTACTTCCCGATTCCGCCCACGGTACAAACCCGGCCAGTGCCACGTTATGCGGATACAAATCCGTTCAATTACCATCCAATGCTGAAGGGATGATTGATGTCACCAAACTTGAAGCGGCAATGGATGAAGAAACAGCAGCAATCATGCTGACCAATCCCAACACGTTGGGAATGTTTGAAAAAGACATTTTAAAAATCACAGAAATCGTCCACAAAAAAGGCGGGCTTGTTTATTGTGATGGAGCCAACTTAAACGCTGTTATGGGAATTGCCAAAATGGGTGATATGGGAATCGATGTGCTGCATATCAACCTGCACAAAACTTTTTCAACCCCGCATGGCGGTGGTGGTCCGGGTGCAGGCCCTGTTTGTATTAAAAACATACTTGAACCTTATCTGCCCGCACCAGTAGTAGAAAAAACAGGATCAAAATACAGGCTAAACGCGGACCGTCCAGAAAGTGTCGGCAGGCTGAAATCTTTCAACGGCAACTTTGGTATGCTGTTACGTGCCTACGCCTACATTCGAACACTGGGAGCGGAAGGCATTCGGGAAGTGGCTCAATCTGCAGTCCTGAACGCAAATTATATTCGCGCCCGATTGAAAGACACATTCCACCTGCCATTTACAGGGCCGACTTTACATGAATGCGTCTTCAACGATAAAGGGCAAGGTATCACCACAATGGATTTCGCCAAAGCCCTCATTGATAAAGGTTTCCATCCACCTACCGTATATTTTCCACTGATTGTCAAAGGCGCGTTGATGATCGAGCCTACTGAAACGGAATCGAAGGAAACGTTGGACAATTTTATTGATGCGATGAAATCTATTGCAGATAAGGGTAAAGAAGATCCGGACAGCTTGCACGCTTCGCCTTGCCTGCCTAAAGTGTCACGTCCCGATGAAGCCCAGGCCGCCCGTCATCCAAAATTACGCTGGAAGAGGCATATAAAAGGGTAA